DNA sequence from the Staphylococcus epidermidis genome:
AAGATACCTCGAATAGATATAAGCTCAACAATGATTAGAAATAGAGTGAGAATGAACCAATCTATAAAAGTTTTAGTACCTAAAAGGGTAGAGAATTATATTAAAGAGGAGGGGTTTTATGGAGATAAGTAGAGCTAAAGAACTGGTAAAAGAAAAACTGCCTGATAAACGTTATCAACATTCATTACGAGTGGCGGATACAGCAGTTAAGTTAGCAGAAATATACGATGGTGATATCAAAAAAGCTGAGTTGGCAGGTATATTACATGATTACTGTAAATACGAAGACTTAAGTACAATGTATCAAATTGTTAGACAATACGAACTTGAAAGTGATTTGCTTAGCTATGGTGGAGAGATTCTTCATGGACCAGTATGTGCGGCACTTATGAAGCATGAATTTGATGTAAATGATGAAGAAGTTTTACTTGCTATAAAATATCATACGACTGGGCGTCAACAAATGACTAAAACAGAGAAACTTGTTTTTATTGCAGACTATATAGAGCCTGGTAGAAAAACGCCTGGAGTTGAAGAAATTAGAGATATGGCATACAATCAAGGTAGCTTAGATAAGACAATTTATGAGATTTCTAAGCGTACTGTATTATTTTTAATAGAAAAGGATATTACTGTATATGGCGCCACAATTGCGTGTTTAAATTATTATAATTATAGCGATGAAAGAATAAAGGATGATTAAATGAATTCAGAAGAATTATTAAATATTGCTGTCGAAGCGGCAGAGAATAAGAAAGCAGAAGATATTATTTCTCTCAATATGAATGAAATTAGTGATATGACAGATTATTTTGTAGTCTGTCACGGGAACAATGAACGTCAAGTTCAATCCATTGCTAGATCTGTTAAAGAAGTGGCACATAAACATGATATTGACGTTAAACGTATGGAAGGCTATCAAGAAGCTCGATGGATACTTATTGATTTAGCAAATGTAGTTGTTCATGTTTTTCATAAGGATGAAAGAAGCTATTACAATTTAGAGAAATTATATCAAGATGCACCTATTAAAGAATACGGTCAGGCAGTATTTTAGTCATGAATCAATATGAAGATATGAGTTTAGTATATGACAAACTTACTCAAGATCAACCGTATCATTCGTGGTTTAATATTGTTGAGCATTTCTTACCTTCTGATAGTCATGATTTGTTAGATATTGGTTGCGGTACTGGCAACTTAACACAATTACTAACGTCACTAGGTGAAGTCACTGGTATGGATATTAGTGTAGATATGTTATCAATAGCTAGACAAAAAACAAATCAAGTGAAGTGGATCGAAGGTAATATGACTCACTTTAATTTGAACAAAAAATTTAATATGATTACAATATTTTGTGATTCACTGAATTATTTAGAAACATTAAATGACGTAAAAATGACATTCAAAAGAGTGTATCAACATTTAAATAAAAATGGTGTTTTTATTTTTGATGTACATACTGTTCATAAAATGAAAACATTATTTAATAATAAAAGTTATATTGATGAATCTGATAATGTTTTTGTAGGTTGGGATGCAATATGTGGGGATGAACCATTAAGTGTTTATCATGAAATGACTTTCTTTGTATCACAGCAAAATGGATTGTATCAACGCTTTGACGAATCACATTATCAAAGAACATATGAGGAACAAATTTATCGAAATTTACTAAAAGATGTTGGGTATCATAGTGTTAAGACTTTTACAGACTTTAACATTCACAGTCATGAAGAAGATGCCCATCGCTTGTTTTTTGTTGCTAAAAAATAAATTTTTAAAAGTAAAATCACTTCTCAGTACGTTAATAATACTGAAGGAGTGATTTTTTGTGTTTAATATTAACAGACGATATATCGATTTTTTTATGAAATGGAAGTTGTACATCTTGATTATATTAATAATGTTAACAACATTCTTTTTTTACTTACTCAATGATAACAATAATGATTTGATACAGAATAGTCAGGAAAGACAATCTAAAATATCTGACCAGCAAATAAAAAATAGCAAAAAGTTAAATAAAAAAGAAGTGTCTATTCAAAAAGATAATACAAAAGAAACTAAAATATTTATCGATATTAAAGGTGCTGTTAAACATCCGAATGTATATGAAATGTCTTCTTCGAATAGAGTCATTGATGCTTTAAATAAAGCAGAGGTATTAAAGGATGCAGACTTATCACAATTAAATCTTTCTGAAAAATTAGTTGATCAAAAACTTATCTATGTTCCTAAAAAGGGTGAGAATAGTATGAAAATCAACTCACAGCAATCAACATTGAATTCGAGTGACGTAAAAATCAACACGAATCAACCTTTAAATTTAAACTCTGCTACTGAAGAACAATTGAAAAACATACCAGGAATAGGTCCAAGTAAAGCTAAAGAAATTTTAAATTACAGAGAACAAAATCATGGATTTAATAGTATCGATGACTTAATGAAAATAAAAGGATTCGGAAAGAAAACATTTGAAAAACTGAAAGAACATTTTACTATTTAAATTATCATTCATTGCAATATTAAGTCTAAATGATTAAGCTATAAATATTACAACTACTTAATTTAAGGAGGCATAGTTAATGGAACGAATTAAATGGGAAGAATACTTCATGGCTCAGAGTCATTTACTGGCATTAAGATCAACGTGTAAAAGATTATCAGTTGGTGCTACAATCGTAAAGGATAATAGAATAATAGCGGGTGGATATAACGGCTCAGTAGCTGGAGAAGTGCACTGTATTGATGAGGGGTGCTTAATTGAAGATGGACATTGTATACGTACTATACATGCAGAAATGAACGCACTACTACAATGTGCAAAACAGGGTGTATCAACAGAAGGAGCAACGATTTACGTTACTCATTTCCCTTGTTTAAACTGTACGAAATCAATAATACAAGCAGGTATCAAAACGATTTACTATGCACAAGATTATCATAATAATGACTATGCCATTAAATTATTGAAGCAATCAGGAATTGAATATAAAAAAATTCCGTTTTCACCTGAATATGTTGCTCAATATCTGACTCAAGAATAACCAATGTTTTACATTGCTCTTGCTTTTTTGGTAGGGGTACTTTGGATAAAATTCAAAGTAATCTCTATCTCCTTAATATTAACTCTTTTGTTACTAATTATGATAAAAAGGCTTAATATTATAATACTATTATTAATGTTTATTTCAGCTATAAGTTCATTTTTTTTAATAAGTTCCTATAACCAAACCGAAATTAAAAACATAAATAGTTTATATAATGAACCGTTTATTGATGATTTTGTTACTTTCAAATCTTTTACGCCTAAATCAACATACTATACTGGCATATTAAATTATAAAAATAAAGACTATAGATACTTTTACAAAATATTAAAGTCAAATTTCAAGCAAGATTTAACTCATAAAAGTTGTCGAGTTAAAGGAGAATTTAAATTCGAAAAAGAGTTGTCCTTGTTGAATATTTCAACAGTTCAATTTAAGTCTTGCCAAGAAAACAATATTTTCACTCCTATATATCATCATCAAAATTATATCACCAAAATAATTCATAAATCTGGGGTCACGCATCCTGAAAGAATATTAGCGTTGATAACAGGTGATACCTCTCTAATTGATGAATATTACAAATCTAACATCAAAGATATAGGTATTTACCATTTACTAGCTATAAGTGGTACACATGTTGGTACAATTATTGTCCTCGTTTATCAACTGTTAGTACGTTTAAATATACCTCTAGTTCTCATTAAAGGTGTAACTATTTTACTATTATTAATCTACGCTGTTTATACTGGATTTGTACCTAGTGCCATGCGTGCCATTTCAATTGCAATCATTATACTTATGTTGCCAATCCATTTTAGGAAAAGTTCTATACATGTGCTTTCATTTATATTTGTGTTAATGATTCTCTTAAATCCTCAATTTATAAATCACATTGGTTTTCAGTTCTCTTTTTTGATAAGTTTATTTATTATATTGGCAAAACCATATATAAGTGCTTTAAAACCACTTAAATGTTTGTTTATTATTAGTTTTTTGGCTCAATTAGGTTCAATTGTAATTAATACCTATCATTTTAATCAATTTCAATGGATAGGTTTGCTATCTAATTTTATATTTGTTCCATTCTATTCTTTTATATTATTTCCTTCGGTCATTATCTACTTTATTTTAATTCACTTTTTTCAACATAGCTTCCTATTAAATACTTATATAAATATGCTTTTTAAAATTCATGACTGGCTAGTTCAATTATTTTTAAATTTAAATCATTTAAAGTGGTACATTCCTAAATTAAACCAATATAGTTTACTTATTTTGATTATACTAACGTTAATTTTTCTTTACATACTTGTCTATAGAGGGTTTGTTACATCCGTACTAAGTTTTTTAATTGTTTTAATCATTTTTACACATTTAATTAGACCACATTATGCCGAGTTAACACTTTTTGATGTGGGTCAAGGAGATAGCATTTTATTCAAAACAAAGTCAAATAAAAGTGTTTTGATTGATACAGGAGGTAAAAGAAATGAAAATGTAAGTTTTAAACATAATAATATTGCCAAATATAAAATTTTACCAAGTATTAAGAAAAAGGGTATTACCACTATAAATTATTTAGTAATTACACATCCTCATGCCGATCATATGGGTGAATTAATATATTTTTTAAATAATATTAATGTGAATAATCTCGTTTTAAATATTGAAAGTTTCCCATTAGAATTACTTAAAGAGGTTACGACAAAATGCAAGGAAAAAAAGATAAATATCTTGGATGTAAATCAAGTTAAAAAAATAGATATTGATAATAGTAAGATAAGCTTTTTAAATAGTTTTATACCATTAAGTGATGATAAAAATGAACATTCCATTGTTACATTAATTGAATATAACGGCATTAATATTCTACTGATGGGAGATGCAACTGTTAATAATGAAGACATTCTATTGAAGAGATATAATTTACCAAAAATAGATATTCTAAAAGTTGGTCATCATGGAAGTAGGACAAGTAGTTCGAAATTATTTATTAAAGATATAGAACCTAAAATCAGTCTTATATCTAGTGGTAAAAATAATAAGTATCATTTACCTAATTTGGATGTTATTCAAAGATTAAAATATTATGGTAGTAAAGTTTTTGATACTCAAGACAACGGGGAATTAACTATAAATTTAGATGAAGAAGTTTACATAGTCTACCGTGATAATTTAAATCAAAAGAGTTTAGCTAGAGAAAGTGTATCGTAAAGTGATATAATTCATGAGTATGATATATAGAGGAAGGTGTACGTATGAGCAACAATATCTTCACTGTCTACGGTGAAGTACCAGAATTAGTCGAAAAGAAAACAAAAGAAATTGTAAATGATTATCTAGGACAAGAGATAGATGACTTTAATTATGTAAAATACAACTTGTATGAGAGTGACCTAACTCCGATTATTGAAGAGACACTTACTATGCCTTTTTTCTCAAATAAAAAAGCAATTGTTGTAAAGAACTCGTATGTTTTTACAGGGGAAAAATTTTCTAAAGATTTAAATCACAATTCTGACGAGCTTATAAAATTTTTAGAAAAATATGATGGTGAAAATCTCATTATCTTTGAAGTGTATCAGCCTAAACTAGATGAGCGCAAAAAACTCACGAAAACGTTGAAGAAAAATGCACAACTTAAGAAAATTGAACAAATGTCTGAAAAGGAATTAAAGCATTGGATTAAAAATACACTAAACAATAATTATAAAGATATTAAGCAAGATGCTCTTGAATTATTTATTGAATTAACTGGTGTTAACTATAATATTGTTTCTCAAGAATTAGAAAAATTAATTTTATTCATAGGTGAGAGACCTATAATTAATAAAGAAGATATCGATTTAATTATTAATAGAAGTTTAGAACAAAATGTATTTCTACTAACTGAATACATTCAAAAAGGTAATAAGAATAAAGCTATACAATTAGTCAATGATTTAATCATTATGAAAGAAGAACCTATAAAATTACTGGCATTAATTACTAGTAATTATAGATTATATTATCAATGTAAAATTCTTAGTCAAAAAGGCTATAGTGGGCAACAAATTGCAAAGACTGTAAATGCACACCCTTATAGAGTAAAACTAGCACTCAATCAATCCCGACATTATAAACTAGAAAGTTTGTTTAACATCATAAACGCTTGTGCAGAGACTGACTACAAACTAAAATCATCTTATATGGATAAACAACTCATTTTAGAATTATTCATACTATCTCTATAAAAAATTTGAGGTAGGAGATATAAAATAAATCCTATCGACAATAGAAATATTGGTTGTAAAGTAATAAAACAGAGCCTAGGACAATTCGTTTTGTCCTAAGCTCTGTTTTAATAATCATTATTTATTAGCTGACATAAGTTTAGATTTAATACGGTCAGCTTTATTAGAATGGATTAAATTACTTTGAGATGCTTTGTCAACTTGTTTGATAGCAAATCTTAATAATTCATCTTTGTTTTCAGCATCAGTAGAGATAGCTGTTTTAGCTCGTTTCACAGCTGTACGCATAGCGTTTTTCTTAGAAATATTTCTTTCTTCAGCTGTTTCAGTTGTTCTTACACGTTTGATTGCAGATTTAATATTTGGCATTACTGTCACCTCCTAAAAGTGATCATAACTTATCAAAATTTATTTGATTACAACAAGAAATATTTTATCAAATGTCTTATATTTGTGCAATCATTTATTTAAAAGTAACTTCATTTGAATTTATTACTTTTTAATTGTTGGAATGAACTACTGAACTAGATATAATAGTTATGTTAGAATTTACATTTAATTAATTATGTCAAAGATATATTGCATTAAAGTAATAAAAACGTTACTATATCAAAGATACATAGAAGTGACAGGTTATAAAGATGAAAGCGAGAAGGATAAAATGGATAAGCAAGAACGATACAATAGAAGAGAAAATATTAGAAATTTCTCCATTATTGCTCATATAGACCATGGTAAATCGACATTAGCTGATCGAATTTTAGAGAATACAAAATCAGTTGAAACTCGAGAAATGCAAGATCAATTACTTGACTCTATGGATTTGGAAAGAGAACGAGGCATCACTATTAAACTAAATGCTGTTCGATTAAAATACGAAGCTAAAGATGGAGAAACTTACACATTTCATTTGATAGATACACCAGGACATGTCGACTTTACATATGAGGTTTCTCGCTCATTAGCTGCATGTGAAGGTGCAATTCTTGTAGTTGATGCTGCCCAAGGTATAGAAGCACAAACCTTAGCAAACGTTTATTTAGCATTAGATAACGATTTGGAACTTTTGCCAGTTGTTAATAAAATAGACTTGCCTGCAGCTGAGCCCGATAGAGTTAAGCAAGAATTAGAAGATGTTATAGGTATAGATCAAGAAGATGTAGTACTTGCAAGTGCTAAGTCAAATATAGGTATTGAAGAAATTTTAGAGAAAATAGTTGATGTTGTACCAGCACCGGACGGTGATCCAGAAGCCCCACTTAAAGCACTTATCTTTGATTCAGAATATGATCCATACAGAGGAGTAATATCTTCAATTCGAATTATTGATGGTGTTGTTAAAGCTGGAGATAGGATTAAAATGATGGCTACCGGTAAAGAATTTGAAGTTACAGAAGTCGGAATCAATACACCTAAGCAACTACCGGTAGAAGAATTAACAGTTGGTGATGTGGGTTATATTATCGCAAGTATCAAAAATGTTGATGATTCTAGAGTAGGTGACACAATTACTTTAGCTGAAAGACCTGCTGACAAACCGTTACAAGGATATAAAAAGATGAATCCAATGGTATTTTGTGGTCTATTCCCTATTGACAATAAAGACTATAATGACCTAAGAGAAGCTTTAGAAAAATTACAACTTAATGACGCATCCTTAGAGTTTGAACCAGAGTCTTCACAAGCACTTGGTTTTGGATACAGAACTGGATTTTTAGGAATGTTACATATGGAGATTATTCAAGAAAGAATTGAAAGAGAATTTGGTATTGAACTCATTGCAACAGCGCCTTCTGTTATCTATCAATGTATCTTAAAAGATGGTTCTGAAGTTTCAGTTGATAATCCAGCACAAATGCCCGAAAGAGATAAAATAGAACATATTTATGAACCATTTGTCAAAGCTACGATGATGGTGCCGAATGATTATGTAGGTGCAGTGATGGAATTATGTCAACGTAAAAGAGGTCAATTTATAAACATGGATTATCTTGATGATATAAGAGTTAATATTGTTTATGAAATTCCATTATCAGAAGTAGTTTTCGATTTCTTTGATCAACTTAAATCTAACACAAAAGGGTATGCTTCTTTTGATTATGAATTTATTGAGAATAAAGAAAGTAATCTTGTTAAAATGGACATATTACTGAATGGAGATAAAGTTGATGCTCTAAGTTTTATTGTCCATAGAGATTTTGCATATGAAAGAGGGAAAGCGCTTGTCGAAAAATTAAAAACATTAATTCCACGACAACAATTTGAAGTGCCAGTTCAGGCGGCTATTGGTCAAAAAATTGTTGCACGAACAAACATTAAATCTATGGGTAAAAATGTTTTATCTAAATGTTATGGTGGAGATATCAGTCGTAAACGAAAACTTTTAGAAAAACAAAAAGCAGGTAAAGCTAAAATGAAAGCAGTAGGCAATGTAGAAATTCCGCAAGATGCATTTTTAGCAGTATTAAAAATGGACGATGAATAATGTAGATTAATGGGGTATAGACATTCTTAATGTCTTACCTCATTTTATAATGTCTAGAATGATATAAATATATAATGTAAAAACTATACTAAATGATTTAAAGATTGGTGGTTATAAAGTGAATGTAAAAAGTGCATATATTCATATTCCATTTTGCTATAGAATTTGTACTTATTGTGATTTCAACAAATACTTTATCGATAAACAGCCAGTTGATGAATACTTAGACGCACTTATTAGCGAGATGCAAGTTAAAAATAATAGAGACCTTGAAACAATGTATGTCGGAGGTGGTACACCGACAGCCTTGAATATGAGACAACTTGAGAAGCTACTTAGAGCAATTAATCAAACATTTACAATTAGCGGAGAATTTTCTTTTGAAGCTAATCCTGATGAGTTAACTTATGAAAAAGTTGCACTTTTAAAACAATATGGCGTAAATAGAATATCGATGGGTGTACAAACATTTAAACCTGAATTATTAAAAATTTTAGGCAGAACCCATAAAACTGAAGATATATATGATGCTGTTAGTCATGCCCGAAAGGCAGGTATTGAATCAATAAGTTTGGATTTAATGTATCATTTACCACAACAAACTATCGACGATTTTAAAGACAGCCTGGAGCGTGCCATTGCATTGGATATTGATCATATTTCAAGTTATGGATTAATTCTTGAACCTAAAACCCAGTTTTATAATTTGTATAGAAAGGGACATTTAAAATTACCAAATGAAGATTTAGGGGCAGAAATGTATCGGTTTTTAATGGAGCGTATGAAAAACTCACCATTTCATCAATATGAGATTTCTAATTTTGGTAAACTTAATCATGAATCAAACCATAATAAAGTATATTGGTTAAATGAAGAATACTATGGCTTTGGTGCTGGTGCAAGTGGTTATGTAAACGGTGTACGTTACACAAATCTTAATCCAGTAAATCATTATATTAAAGCGATAAATGAAGGGAAAAAACCAATACTATCTGAAACGTCTCCTACTTATAACGAAAGAATGGAAGAAGAAATGTTTCTTGGTTTAAGAATGAATCAAGGTGTGAGTAAAAGCCGTTTTAAGAAAAAGTTTAATAAATTAATCGATGAGGTGTTTGGTGAAACTATTAAAGATTTGAGGTGTAGGGGACTCATAAAAGAAGAAGGAGAATTTATATCTTTAACCGAACGCGGAAAAGTTATAGGTAACGAAGTTTTTGAAGCATTTTTACTAAACTCATAAAAAGTTAGAAATTTTAGTGCTTTAACATTGACTTACTTTGACCAATTTGATAGATTATAATTAGCACTTGAGATAAAAGAGTGCTAATGAGGTGAAAACATGATTACAAAAAGACAATTAAGCATCCTTAATGCTATTGTTGAAGATTATGTTGATTTTGGACAACCGATTGGATCTAAAACTCTAATTCATCGTCATCACTTGGATGTGAGTCCAGCTACCATTAGAAATGAAATGAAGCAACTTGAAGAAATGCATTTCATTGAGAAGACACACACATCTTCTGGAAGGGTGCCATCTGAATCAGGGATTAGATATTATGTCAATCGCCTTTTAGAACAAACATCTCATCAAAGTCAAAACAAAATTCAACGTTTAAATCAATTATTAATTGAGAATCATTATGATAGTTCGACTGCACTCACAAACTTTGCACACGAATTATCTATGAAATCTCAATATGCAACGTTGGTAGTCCGCCCTAATCATAAACAAGATGTTATAAATGATATACATCTTATTCGTGCTAACAACCATTTGATTATTTTAGTAATGGTATTTTCCTCTGGACATGTTGAAAATATACATTTTGTATCACATGCTCAACTAAATAATATTAATTTAAATAAAATAGCAAACTTTTTGACCGAACATTTCAGTTTTAATCGTAAAGTACTAACTCAAAACATTGAGTCTTACTTTAGTCAAAAAGAAGAGCTATTACTTGCAAATGAAGTAGTTGAGATGATAAATTTACAAATTGGTAATCAAAGTAATAGCATTTATATGGGTGGAAAGGTTAAACTTATTGATGCGTTAAATGAGTCCAACGTTTCATCTATTCAACCGATTCTTCAATATATAGAATCAAATAAAATAACTGAATTATTAGAAGATATATCAACATCTCAAATCAATGTCCGAATTGGTAAAGAGATTGATGATAGTTTAAGCGATATATCAATTGTGACTAGTCAGTATCATTTTGATGAGTCACTAAAAGGTCAAATTGCAGTAATCGGACCAACTGCAATGCATTATCAAAATGTAATTCAATTATTAAACCGTATATGGTAGTAATTGGAATTGTATTGGAGGTCAGACTATGTCAGAAAAAGATCAGTCAGTGAATAATACTGAGGAAGATTTCAATGTAGAAACTGAAGACAATCAGAATGATACAAATATTGAAAACTCAGTATCTAACACAGATAATAGTGAAGCTAATGCTAGCGATTCAGAAAATAATTCAGAAGAAAGTATCAAGGATGAAGAGTCAGAGTCTCAAGATACTAAAATTAAAGAATTAGAAAAGCTTGCAAATGACAATGAAGAAAAATATTTAAGATTATATGCTGAATTCGAAAATTATAAACGTCGAATTCAAAAAGAAAATCAAATTAATGCTACTTATAAAGCTCAAGGTGTTTTAACTGACATTTTACCGTCTATAGATAATATTGAGCGTGCACTACAAATTGAAGGTGATGATGAATCGTTCAAATCACTTCAAAAAGGAGTGCAGATGGTTCATGAAAGTTTACTAAGAGCTTTAAAAGACAATGGTCTTGAAGAAATTTTAGCTGAAGGTAAGGAATTCGATCCTAATTTACATCAAGCTGTCGTTCAAGATGACAATCCTGATTTTAAATCAGGAGAAGTTACTCAAGAATTACAAAAAGGATACAAACTTAAGGATCGTGTTTTAAGACCATCAATGGTAAAAGTAAATCAATAATTTGATTGAAAATACATTGAAATAAATAAAATGATTAAATTGGAGGAATTATATTATGGGTAAAGTAATTGGAATTGATTTAGGTACAACTAACTCTTGTGTTTCTATCTTAGAAGGAGATGAACCAAAAGTAATTCAAAACCCAGAAGGTGCACGTACTACACCATCAGTGGTTGCATTTAAAAATGGTGAAACTCAAGTGGGTGAAGTAGCAAAACGACAAGCTATCACAAACCCTAACACTGTACAATCTATTAAACGTCATATGGGTACAGATTATAAAGTAGATATTGAAGGTAAATCATATACACCACAAGAACTTTCAGCAATGATTTTACAAAATTTAAAAAGCACTGCAGAAAACTATTTAGGGGATACAGTAGACAAAGCTGTTATCACTGTCCCTGCTTATTTCAATGATGGTGAACGTCAAGCAACTAAAGATGCTGGTAAAATTGCAGGCTTAGAAGTTGAACGTATTATCAACGAACCTACAGCTGCTGCACTTGCTTATGGTTTAGATAAAACTGAAACAGATCAAAAGGTTCTCGTATTTGACTTAGGTGGGGGAACATTTGACGTATCTATTCTAGAGTTAGGCGACGGCGTATTTGAAGTATTATCAACTGCCGGAGATAATAAACTTGGTGGCGATGACTTCGACCAAGTGATTATTGATTATCTTGTTTCAGAATTCAAGAAAGAGAATGGTGTAGATTTATCACAAGATAAAATGGCATTACAAAGATTAAAAGATGCTGCCGAAAAAGCTAAAAAAGATTTATCAGGTGTTTCTCAAACTCAAATTTCATTACCATTCATTTCTGCTGGAGAAAATGGCCCATTACACTTAGAAATTAGTTTAACTCGTTCTAAATTTGAGGAATTAGCTGATTCATTAATCAAAAAAACTATGGAACCGACTCGTCAAGCATTAAAAGATGCTGGTTTATCTACTTCAGAAATAGATGAAGTTATTTTAGTTGGTGGTTCAACACGTATTCCGGCCGTTCAAGAAGCTGTTAAAAAAGAAATTGGGAAAGAACCACATAAAGGTGTTAACCCAGATGAAGTTGTAGCAATGGGTGCTGCTATTCAAGCTGGTGTAATCACAGGTGATGTTAAAGATGTAGTATTACTTGATGTTACGCCATTATCTTTAGGTATCGAAATTATGGGTGGACGTATGAACACATTAATTGAACGTAATACTACTATTCCAACTTCCAAATCACAAGTTTATTCTACAGCAGCTGACAATCAACCAGCAGTAGATATTCATGTATTACAAGGTGAACGTCCAATGGCATCTGACAACAAAACTTTAGGAAGATTCCAATTAACTGACATTCCACCTGCACCACGTGGTGTACCTCAAATCGAAGTAACATTTGATATCGATAAAAACGGTATTGTTAACGTTACAGCTAAAGATTTAGGTACTAATAAAGAACAAAACATTACAATACAATCAAGCTCATCTCTATCTGATGAAGAAATCGATCGCATGGTGAAAGATGCTGAAGAAAATGCTGAAGCAGATAAAAAACGTCGTGAAGAAGTAGACTTGCGAAACGAAGCAGATAGTCTAGTATTCCAAGTTGAAAAAACAGTTAAAGACTTAGGCGAAAATATTAGCGATGAAGATAAGAAAAATGCTGAAGAGAAAAAAGATGCACTTAAAACAGCATTAGAAGGTGAAGACATCGACGATATTAAAGCTAAAAAAGAAGAACTTGAAAAAGTAATTCAGGAATTATCTGCAAAAGTTTATGAACAAGCTCAACAAGCACAACAACAAGGCCAAGAAGAACAAGGTTCTCAAGATAGCACTGTTGAAGATGCAGACTTTAAAGAAGTTAAAGATGACGAAGATAAAAAATAAGTTTAGTATCTAACTTATAATTATCTATTAATTTTTAGTAAAAAAAGTCAAAGTCAATCGATCATTGACTTTGACTTTTTATTTGGATATTAAGA
Encoded proteins:
- the rpsT gene encoding 30S ribosomal protein S20, yielding MPNIKSAIKRVRTTETAEERNISKKNAMRTAVKRAKTAISTDAENKDELLRFAIKQVDKASQSNLIHSNKADRIKSKLMSANK
- the hemW gene encoding radical SAM family heme chaperone HemW, yielding MNVKSAYIHIPFCYRICTYCDFNKYFIDKQPVDEYLDALISEMQVKNNRDLETMYVGGGTPTALNMRQLEKLLRAINQTFTISGEFSFEANPDELTYEKVALLKQYGVNRISMGVQTFKPELLKILGRTHKTEDIYDAVSHARKAGIESISLDLMYHLPQQTIDDFKDSLERAIALDIDHISSYGLILEPKTQFYNLYRKGHLKLPNEDLGAEMYRFLMERMKNSPFHQYEISNFGKLNHESNHNKVYWLNEEYYGFGAGASGYVNGVRYTNLNPVNHYIKAINEGKKPILSETSPTYNERMEEEMFLGLRMNQGVSKSRFKKKFNKLIDEVFGETIKDLRCRGLIKEEGEFISLTERGKVIGNEVFEAFLLNS
- the holA gene encoding DNA polymerase III subunit delta, with the protein product MSNNIFTVYGEVPELVEKKTKEIVNDYLGQEIDDFNYVKYNLYESDLTPIIEETLTMPFFSNKKAIVVKNSYVFTGEKFSKDLNHNSDELIKFLEKYDGENLIIFEVYQPKLDERKKLTKTLKKNAQLKKIEQMSEKELKHWIKNTLNNNYKDIKQDALELFIELTGVNYNIVSQELEKLILFIGERPIINKEDIDLIINRSLEQNVFLLTEYIQKGNKNKAIQLVNDLIIMKEEPIKLLALITSNYRLYYQCKILSQKGYSGQQIAKTVNAHPYRVKLALNQSRHYKLESLFNIINACAETDYKLKSSYMDKQLILELFILSL
- the lepA gene encoding translation elongation factor 4 encodes the protein MDKQERYNRRENIRNFSIIAHIDHGKSTLADRILENTKSVETREMQDQLLDSMDLERERGITIKLNAVRLKYEAKDGETYTFHLIDTPGHVDFTYEVSRSLAACEGAILVVDAAQGIEAQTLANVYLALDNDLELLPVVNKIDLPAAEPDRVKQELEDVIGIDQEDVVLASAKSNIGIEEILEKIVDVVPAPDGDPEAPLKALIFDSEYDPYRGVISSIRIIDGVVKAGDRIKMMATGKEFEVTEVGINTPKQLPVEELTVGDVGYIIASIKNVDDSRVGDTITLAERPADKPLQGYKKMNPMVFCGLFPIDNKDYNDLREALEKLQLNDASLEFEPESSQALGFGYRTGFLGMLHMEIIQERIEREFGIELIATAPSVIYQCILKDGSEVSVDNPAQMPERDKIEHIYEPFVKATMMVPNDYVGAVMELCQRKRGQFINMDYLDDIRVNIVYEIPLSEVVFDFFDQLKSNTKGYASFDYEFIENKESNLVKMDILLNGDKVDALSFIVHRDFAYERGKALVEKLKTLIPRQQFEVPVQAAIGQKIVARTNIKSMGKNVLSKCYGGDISRKRKLLEKQKAGKAKMKAVGNVEIPQDAFLAVLKMDDE
- the grpE gene encoding nucleotide exchange factor GrpE is translated as MSEKDQSVNNTEEDFNVETEDNQNDTNIENSVSNTDNSEANASDSENNSEESIKDEESESQDTKIKELEKLANDNEEKYLRLYAEFENYKRRIQKENQINATYKAQGVLTDILPSIDNIERALQIEGDDESFKSLQKGVQMVHESLLRALKDNGLEEILAEGKEFDPNLHQAVVQDDNPDFKSGEVTQELQKGYKLKDRVLRPSMVKVNQ
- the hrcA gene encoding heat-inducible transcriptional repressor HrcA, with product MITKRQLSILNAIVEDYVDFGQPIGSKTLIHRHHLDVSPATIRNEMKQLEEMHFIEKTHTSSGRVPSESGIRYYVNRLLEQTSHQSQNKIQRLNQLLIENHYDSSTALTNFAHELSMKSQYATLVVRPNHKQDVINDIHLIRANNHLIILVMVFSSGHVENIHFVSHAQLNNINLNKIANFLTEHFSFNRKVLTQNIESYFSQKEELLLANEVVEMINLQIGNQSNSIYMGGKVKLIDALNESNVSSIQPILQYIESNKITELLEDISTSQINVRIGKEIDDSLSDISIVTSQYHFDESLKGQIAVIGPTAMHYQNVIQLLNRIW